Within Spinacia oleracea cultivar Varoflay chromosome 4, BTI_SOV_V1, whole genome shotgun sequence, the genomic segment CCAAAACATCTTGTTGATCTTTATCAACAATCATTGAAGAAGAAAGGAAAGAATGTTGAGACCAATCTTGTATTTGAAGATGGCGAAGGTGATTTTGAGTCTGGTGATACAACTCACCTAGAAGTTGCAGATTTCTTTACTTCCCCTGAAGGGAATAATTAAGTTTTTAATATGTTGTGTTGGTTTTGGTATAGAATTGTGGTATTTTAATTATGACATTATGTGTTTAAGTTATGAACTTTGTGATTGTATTATGACTTTATATTTTGTGTGTTTTCTAagatattgtattattttgggtgttttattttataatgGTTATTTTGGACATGTTTAGTTTTGTGACacatatttttatttccttGATGAATATGAATACCTCTCAAggtcaatgaaaaataaatgaTGAAGAATTATGTCTTGCTGAAAGTGCAACTACTCATACTATACTTAAGAATAAGAAATATTTCTCTCAATTGATGATGAGAAAAACTAGTGTGAGTACTATATCGGGTAGTACAAATATTATAGAAGGCTCCGGAAGAGCAAATATATTGTTGCCTATGGGAACTAAATTTGTCATCAATGATGCATTATATTCTCCCAAGTCTCAAAGAAATTTATTGAGTTTTAAAGATATTCGAAGTAATGGTTATCATATTGAGACTATTAGTGAAGGAAATGATGAATTCCTTCAAATCACGAGCATAACTAATGGCACAAAGACTGTCTTGGAGAAATTACCTACATTCTGCACAAGTTTGTACTACACGAGAATTAATTCTATTGAAACTCATGCTATAGTAAACCAGAAGTTTACTGATAGCTTCATAATTTGGCATGACCGGTTAGGCCATCCCGGTTCAATCATGATGCGAAAAATCATTGAAAATTCTTGTGGGCATTCATTAAAGAGCCAGCAGATTCTCTCTAATAATTTTTCATGTGTTGCTTGCTCACAAGGAAAGTTGATAATTCGACCATCACCAGCTAAGATAAATTTTGAATCAATCAATTTTCTGGAACGTATACAAGGGGATATTTGTGGGCCAATACATCCCCCATGTGGATCATTTAGATACTTTATGGTTTTAATCGATGCATCGACTAGATGGTCATATGTATGTTTGTTATCATCTCGCAACCTGGCGTTTGCGAGATTACTTGCTCAGTTGATTAAATTAAGAGCACATTTTCCGGATACTCCTATCAAGTCTATTCGTCTTGATAATGCTGGTGAATTTACTTCACAAtctttcaatgattattgcatgtcCATTGGGATAAATGTTGAACATCCTGTAGCACATGTTCATACACAAAACggtcttgttgaatcattaatTAAACGCATTCAGTTGATTGCTAGACCATTGCTAATGAAGTCTAAACTCCCAATTACTGCTTGGGGACATGCTATATTACATGCAGCAACATTAATACGCATCAGGCCAACAAATTATCATAAGTTCTCCCCATCACAATTGTTTTTTGGTCAGGAACCAAATATATCCCatcttaaaatttttggatgtgCGGTTTATGTCCCTATAGCTCCACCACGTCGCTCCAAGATGGGTCCTCAAAGGAGGTTGGGAATATATGTTGGATTTGATTCCCCATCAATAATCAAATATCTTGAGCCAACTACAGGGGAtttatttaaggctcgttttgcTGATTGTCATTTTAATGAGTCAGTTTTTCCAGGTTTAGGGGGAGAAAACAAACAGCTGGATAaagaaattagttggaatgaattATCATTATCTCATTTTGATCCTCGTACTAAGCAATGTGAACTAGAAGTTCAAAAGATAATTCATTTACAAAGTTTAGCAAATCAGTTGCCAGACGCTTTTACTGACCCAAAGAGAGTGACTAAGTCACATATACCAGCTGTGAATGCTCCAATTAAGATTGAGGTCCCAGAAGGACAAAATGAAGTTGCTAATGAGTCTAAGGCACGCCAGAAGCGTGGAAGACCAATAGGTTCCAAAGACAAGAATCCTCGAAAAAGGAAAGGAGCAATGGTTAATGATGGTTCAATAGAGGATACGATCAATTTTAAAGGATCTCCAGAAGAGACTTTAGATATGATAGAAGATGAAATTCAGGTACCTGATAATGAAGAAATTTCAATAAATTATATCATGTCTGGAATTACATGGAACCGAAATCAAATCGACGTCGATAATGTTTTTGCATGCAATGTAGCATTAAATGTtgtggatgatgatgaggatcATGAACCAAAGTCTATTGAAGAATTTAGACATAGAGATGATTGGCCAAAGTGGAAGGAAGCAATTGAATCAGAATTGAAATCTCTTGCAAAAAGAGAAGTATTTGGACCTGTAGTCCGTACACCTGAAGATGTAAAGCCAGTGGGACATAAATGGGTCTTTGTgcgaaagaaaaatgaaaatggtGATATTGGACCTGGTATTGATTATGAGGAGACATATTCTCCTGTGGTGGATGCAACAActtttagatatataattagtCTGGCAATGAGAGAGGGACTTGACTTACTCTTAATGGATGTAGTCACATCTTATTTGTATGGCCCACTGGATAATGATATCTATATGAAACTCCCAGAAGGATTTAAGTTGCCAGAAGCAACAAAATCAAGTTCTCGAGAACATTTCTCTATCAAATTGAATAGATCTCTATATGGATTGAAACAATCTGGGCGTATGTGGTATAATCGCCTTAGTGAGTACTTATTGAAAGAAGGCTATAAGAATGATCCTATTAGCCCATGTATTTTTATAAAGAGATTTGGATCAGGATTTGTTATAATTGCAGTGTATGTTGATGATCTAAATATTGTTGGAACTCCTGAAGAGATTTCCATGACCGTGGAATGtttaaagaaagaatttgaaatgaaagatcttGGAAAGACAAAATTTTGTTTGGGGTTACAAATTGAGCACCTAAAGAATGGAATCCTTGTGCATCAAACAACATATACAGAAAAGGTGCTAAAAAGGTTCTCTATGAATCAAGCACATCCATTGAGTAGCCCTATGGTTGTAAGATCACTTGAAGTGGATAAAGACCCTTTCCGTCCTcgggaaaataatgaaaaaattCTTGGTCCTGAAGTACCATACTTAAGTGCAATTGGAGCATTGATGTATCTTGCTAGTCATACAAGACCTGACATATCATTTTCTGTGAATTTGTTAGCAAGGTTTAGCTCATGCCCAACCCGTAGGCATTGGAATGGGATTAAACATGTACTTCGTTATCTACAAGGTacaaacactacaagaaagcgCTTGATTACCAACTGATTTTACCGACCGCCGTGAAAGTAGtcagtaaaaataaatttaccAACCGAAATAGAAACGGTCGCTAAATTTACCGACCGAATGTAGAGCGGTtggtaaatttaaaatttaccaaCCGCTTTCATAACGGTCGTAAATTTATCGACTGCATAAACTTTCATTCCGACTATTTAGCAGTCGGTAAATTCCGactattttcaaaataaatttaaaattttaccaaCCGCCTATATAATATACCCGACCAAAAAAGCGGTcgctaaaattaaaaaaaaaaataaaaaaaaaaataaataatcaatgACCAAAAACGGTCactaaattaaaaaaagaaaaaaaaaatctgtatTCCCTCCTTCGACCAAAAAAAACTTGAAGAGCCTTCCCTCCTTCGACCCCCCTCCCCCGCCGGTGAACCACCCCCCTCCCCCGACGGCGCCACCCTAACCCCCCGACTCGGCCAGAGTGCACGACCCACCCAGCCCAGCCGCGCACGGTTCCCCCAGCCAGCAGCCCAGCCCACGCCCAACCCCCCCCCGAGCCGCGCACGGCGCCCCCAGCCAGCAGCCCAGGCGGACCACCCACCGGACCGGACTACTCAATCGTCGATGTTTTCCACTCCAGGTAACCTTTATTCTTagttttttcataatataatgctttaatttttcaAACCCTAACTTTGTTGTTTATATCAATTGTAGATCTTGTATGTGAACTCTTCGATCTTTGAAGGTAatcttttttttctcttctaaTTTTTTGACCCATAACTATGGAATGACTTGTTAGATAATTAATGGGTATTTTTTTCAATGAATTTATGGAATGACTTGTTAGAAAATTATGGAAAATTATGGAAATTATGgaaattttatgaaattttCAAGGAATGCCGTACTTAATTTGATGTAGGTGTAAGATTTTATGAAATTTAATTTTATGCCAAAATTTcaaggaatttaattttgatgtaGGTGTAGGTGTAAGAATTTTGATGTAGGTGTAGGTGTAAGATTTTATGAAATTTAATTTTATGCCAAAGATTCAAGGAATGTCATATGAGAAACAACGAATAATTTAGAGAATGAATTTGAGTAGTAAGTAAGTGTATTGAATAAATTCGTGCATGTTTAGGTGTTTAttgtaaatgcattttattatttatatttgatttttatCCTTATTGGCTTGTGTTTAAGTAATTATTGATCtttatataaattataagtaaATTATTGAACTTTATATAATTTATAAGTGCGTTTGAATAAATTATTGATCTTTATAtcattaataaattatttaactttatatcattaataagtattgatttttatataattaataaaatcaattatttgATTGTTTATTTAGAAAACTTCGAGCGGTAGTTAGACTATATAGTAGGTTTAGTAACATGATTAGTGTGAGATGTGTAGAGATTGGTTAGTAACATGTTTTTTGTGAGATATGTAGAATTTGGTATCATGAAAAGAAGAGAGCGTAGTTGGATGTATGATAGACTCGACGGGCGCAATCTTAAGCCCGACTTTCTCAAGGGGGTTGGAGAGTTCATTGAGTTTTGCAAAGAGCATCCAACATGCAATGATGGTGACAAAATAAGATGCCCATGCCCCTTGTGTGATAACAGGCGTTTGGTAAACTTATGATTGGAATTTGACATGTGTTGTCTTTTatgattgaactttgaattatgTTGTTGTTTATTGAACTTATCATTGAACTTTTTATTTTGgttgtataaatttatgtttgttaGAAAATCTGAAGTTGTTAATGCTAATGCTTGGTTTGTGTTCCATTAAATAAACAGATGTCCAATCGATGAATTGTCTtttatgattgaaatttgagttATTTAAACTTGGTTTGTGTTCTACTAAATAAACAGATGTCCAATCGAGGAGAACATTCAGCCATCCGCAGTCGTTTAGGTGCACGTGGAGGTGGTCGTGAAGGTGGTTGTGAAGGTGGTCGTGGAGGTGGCCATGGAGCTGACCATGGAGCTGGCCGTGGAGGTACTACACGGGTGACCCAACCCTCACTGGATACCTACTTTGATGATGACGAAACTCAAGGTGAATACTCTGAAGAGGTGGTACCTGATTCACAAGTAAATGAAGAAGCTGAGGATTCTGGAGTCGTTTGGATGGCACCGGGTGAACTTTGGTAAGATTTAGAgttacattttaattattttatctcaTGTATGAATGTTGTAAACTAACGTTACTTGTGTTATTTCCTATTCCACTATGTAAGGTTTGATCACAGTTCCATTTCGCGGGATATTACTAACGTCATCCAGAAATATTTCAAGAGTCCTTGGACGTGTTATACCAAAGTTGACAAGGATACAAAAGATCATTGGTTCACTCTGTTCAAGGTTTACACAATTTTATATCATGTAATGTAtcactttttatttttcaacTTGCTATAATTGTAACATAACAAAATatccttcttttcttttcttttgtgtaGAGGACCTATAAATGGTTGCCTGAGTTTGATCACCTTGCTGTGCGTGATTACCATGCAAATGCATATAAACGGGTTAAGTACATCCACTACCAAATAACAAGAAAGAGTAATGGAAGGAAGCCAGATTGGATGTCTGAGAAAGTGCATGCAGATATGATGAAGCACGTGGATGATGATGAATTCAAGAAAAGATCTGAGCAGGCTAAGAAAAATAGAAGAGGGGGTTCATTAACCAACAATGTTGAACCATCACATTTCCAAGGTTCCATTTCCACAACTGAGGCTGCAAAGAAAATGGTAAGTTTAATAATGTAACTAAATTTCATTTAACGTTGTTACTAATTTGATTATTCACAAAAATTACTTGTATTATTAGGCAAAGGAAAGTGGAGGTGTGATGCCTACAGCTGGTGACTTATATTTGAAGACACACACGAAGGAAGTACCGGGTAAAGGGAAAGTCCCTTGTAGTAGCAAAGCAAAGCAAATCAAGGTAACTTACTATTattcaaacaaagcttatgaaacacgttttaagtttaaaatcaaccCTTAGTTCGTTTAtttgaaaaatgggagcgaaaatgccttatttggtCAATATAGGTCCTATATcgacaaaatatgacctatgaaacatgttttaagtttaaaatctgcccctaggtgatttagttgaaaaatgggaccgaaaatgccttatttagcctatatatgacctataacgaccaaataggccttagatgtgagtaaatacccttgaatgtgacttagcaagctcaaacaaagcttatgaaacactttttaagtttaaaatcagcccgtaggtgattaagttgaaaaatgggaccgaaaacgccttatttagcctatatgtaacctatatcgaccaaatatgacctaaatgtgcttaaattgcttagaatcggttttagaaaccttgaatatgacacataaaacatgtaaatggtttgaaatgacaagtttggttccttagctcaaagttaggcgagaaaatgacattttaggcaatatatgacctataacgaccaaataggccttagatgtgagtaactacgtttgaatgtgacttagcaagtgaaaacaaagcttatgaaacatgttttaagtttaaaatcagcccgtaggtgattaagttgaaaaatgggaccgaaaacgccttatttagcctatatgtaacctatatcgaccaaatatgacctaaatgtgcttaaattgcttagaatcggttttagaaaccttgaatatgacacataaaacatgtaaatggtttgaaatgacaagtttggttccttagctcaaagttgggcgagaaaatgacattttaggcaatatatgacctataacgaccatataggccttagatgtgagtaaatacctttgaatgtgacttagcaagttcaaactaaccttatgaaacatgttttaagtttaaaatcagcccgtaggtgattaagttgaaaaatgggaccgaaaacgccttatttagcctatatgtaacctatatcgaccaaatatgacctaaatgtgcttaaattgcttagaatcggttttagaaaccttgaatatgacacataaaacatgtaaatggtttgaaatgacaagtttggttccttagctcaaagttgggcgagaaaatgacattttaggcaatatatgacctataacgaccatataggccttagatgtgagtaaatacctttgaatgtgacttatcaagttcaaacaaagcttatgaaacatgttttaagtttaaaatctgcccctaggtgatttagttgaaaaatgggaccgaaaacgccttatttagcctataagtgacctatatcgaccaaatatgacctaaatgtgcttaaattgcttagaatcggttttagaaaccttgaatatgacacataaaacatgtaaatggtttgaaatgacaagtttggttccttagctcaaagttaggcgagaaaatgacattttaggcaatatatgacctataacgaccatataggccttagatgtgagtaaatacctttgaatgtgacttatcaagttcaaacaaagcttatgaaacatgttttaagtttaaaatctgcccctaggtgatttagttgaaaaatgggaccgaaaatgccttatttagcctatatatgacctatatcgaccaaatatgacttaaatgtgcttaaattgctaagaatcagttttagaaacctttaatatgccacataaaacatgtaaatggtttgaaatgacaagtttggttccttagctcaaagttaggcgagaaaatgacattttaggcaatatatgacctataacgaccatataggccttagatgtgagtaaatacctttgaatgtgacttatcaagttcaaacaaagcttatgaaacatgttttaagtttaaaatctgcccctaggtgatttagttgaaaaatgggaccgaaaatgccttatttagcctatatatgacctatatcgaccaaatatgacttaaatgtgcttaaattgctaagaatcagttttagaaacctttaatatgccacataaaacatgtaaatggtttgaaatgacaagtttggttccttagttcaaagttgggcgagaaaatgacattttaggcaatatatgacctataacgaccatataggccttagatgtgagtaaatacctttgaatgtgacttatcaagttcaaacaaagcttatgaaacatgttttaagtttaaaatctgcccctaggtgatgtagttgaaaaatgggaccgaaaatgccttatttagcctatatatgacctatatcgaccaaatatgacttaaatgtgcttaaattgctaagaatcagttttagaaacctttaatatgccacataaaacatgtaaatggtttgaaatgacaagtttggttccttagctcaaagttaggcgagaaaatgacattttaggcaatatatgacctataacgaccatataggccttagatgtgagtaaatacctttgaatgtgacttatcaagttcaaacaaagcttatgaaacatgttttaagtttaaaatctgcccctaggtgatttagttgaaaaatgggaccgaaaatgccttatttagcctatatatgacctatatcgaccaaatatgacttaaatgtgcttaaattgctaagaatcagttttagaaacctttaatatgccacataaaacatgtaaatggtttgaaatgacaagtttggttccttagttcaaagttgggcgagaaaatgacattttaggcaatatatgacctataacgaccatataggccttagatgtgagtaaatacctttgaatgtgacttatcaagttcaaacaaagcttatgaaacatgttttaagtttaaaatctgcccctaggtgatttagttgaaaaatgggaccgaaaatgccttatttagcctatatatgacctatatcgaccaaatatgacttaaatgtgcttaaattgctaagaatcagttttagaaacctttaatatgccacataaaacatgtaaatggtttgaaatgacaagtttggttccttagctcaaagttaggcgagaaaatgacattttaggcaatatatgacctataacgaccatataggccttacatgtgagtaaatacctttgaatgtgacttagcaagttcaaactaaccttatgaaacatgttttaagtttaaaatcagcccgtaggtgattaagttgaaaaatgggaccgaaaacgccttatttagcctatatgtaacctatatcgaccaaatatgacctaaatgtgcttaaattgcttagaatcggttttagaaacc encodes:
- the LOC130459622 gene encoding uncharacterized protein, yielding MKRRERSWMYDRLDGRNLKPDFLKGVGEFIEFCKEHPTCNDGDKIRCPCPLCDNRRLMSNRGEHSAIRSRLGARGGGREGGCEGGRGGGHGADHGAGRGGTTRVTQPSLDTYFDDDETQGEYSEEVVPDSQVNEEAEDSGVVWMAPGELWFDHSSISRDITNVIQKYFKSPWTCYTKVDKDTKDHWFTLFKRTYKWLPEFDHLAVRDYHANAYKRVKYIHYQITRKSNGRKPDWMSEKVHADMMKHVDDDEFKKRSEQAKKNRRGGSLTNNVEPSHFQGSISTTEAAKKMAKESGGVMPTAGDLYLKTHTKEVPGKGKVPCSSKAKQIKVTYYYSNKAYETRFKFKINP